CGTTGGCCGCCAGCAGATCCATGTGGCGTCCGTAGACCAGCGCCGGGTGTCGGGCCAGGCGTCCAGGAGCGAGACCAGGCTGGGTGCCGCGTACTGCGTGCGCGCGGTCCGCGACGAGCGTCGCGAGGTACCGGAATCGGCCAGGCTGTGCAGGTAGGCGGCGGCCTCGTCGTTCAGGAGCAGCGCCTCGGCGAGCGCGTCGAGCACCTGACGCGACGGATGCTGGTCACGGCCCTGTTCGAGCCGGACGTAGTAGTCGGTGCTGACTCTGGCCGGCATCATTAGGCTAGGAAACCTTTGCCGAGGCGCGCGGTGCTGCGGGCTAGACCTCGGCGAGAATGCCTCCGTCGACTCGATACTGAGCCGGTGAGCCAGCTCGCTCGTTCGGAGACCAGGAACGCGAGCAGTTCGGCTGCGTCCTCGGGACTGTTGGGCCGGTTCATCGGGAGGTTCAAGGATGCCGCGATTCGCATTGCGCCTGCTCCAGCGTCACTCCCAGACTGTCCGCGAGGGCGCCCTCTGTGGCGATGAATCCGGGAAGGACGCACACTACCCGCACGCCCGCCGGGCCGACCTCCGCGGCTAGCGCGCGGCTGTAGTAGTTGAGTGCTGCCTTCGCCGCCGCGTACGCGACCTGCCCGGGCCGGGCCAGGTGGCGGGCCAGGTGGCGGGCGATGGAAGACACGTGCACCACGACTCCCGACCCGCGTTCCACCATGCCCGGAACCAGTTCCTGGTCCAGCCGGACCGCGGACAGGAGGTTGACCTCCAGGTCGGACTGCCACGTCGGCATCGGCCGGGGCAGCACGCTCGACGCGGCGCTGCCGGCGCCTATGCAGGAGCACGTTGATCGGCGACGCACCGATACCCGTCGACGCCTCCGTGCGATCGCGCTGGAGCTGTTCACCCAACAGGGCTACGAGCTGACCTCGCTGACCCAGATCGCGGGGCGCGCGGGCGTCACGCGCCAGGCCTTGCTGCACCACTTCGCCAGCAAGGAGGAGCTGCTTACCGAGTCCTACGAGGAACTGCTCCCCGCGCTCGACGAGCTCATCGACGGCGCCAGCGTTTCACCCGGCGGGTTGACCCACCAGCAGGTCGTTGACCGATTCGACGCCCTCGCCCGCGGCGAGCACGGCGCGACGCTGGTGTGTGCGCACGTTACCGAACACGCTCTGCGCGGTCTCCCGGCTGCGCGGACGCTCCAGCGCAAGCTGACCGAACTGACCGAAGTGCTCGCCACCGACGACACCCCCGAAGGCCGGATGCGCGGTCGGCTCGCCGTCGCGGCCGTGGTCATGGCCGTCGTCCGCCCCCGAGAGCTGAGTGGACGGCGGACTCAGCGGCACGACGCGGCGCGGGCTGTGGCGCGGTCGCTTCTCGGGGCGGAACTTTGACGCTCCGTTCCGCCCTGGCTCGGTCCCGCCCGGGAGCCGGACCGCCCCGGCCGCGCCCCGGACCGCCCCGGCGCCGTCACGGCGTGGCGAGCGTTTCGGCATGGGCCGCGAGACCGTCGGCCATCTTCTGCATGTACCGCTGCAGGTAGGGCCCCATGTACCGGCCGAGACCCCAGCGGGTCGAGTAGACGCCGTGCCAGTGGATGGACGTGCCTCCGTCGGGGGCCGGCTCGATCTCGATCGCGGCCTGGTAGTCGCGCATCATGGGATTGAACGCGTCCTCGTATGCCAGGCGCCGCTGCGGGTCCACCGCCGTCAGGCGCTCCCCGGTGACCATTCGCCCGGTCCGGAACGCCCGAACCGCACCGACGCCGTCCCGCCCCTCCGGGTCGAGGCCGACGGATCGTTCGCGCTCCAGGCTGTCGACGAGGGACCAGACCGGCCAGCTGGCCGCGTCCAGCAGTAGCGCCCAGATGACGGATGCAGGGGCCTTCGATCTCACCGTCACGTCATAACTCTGTCTGTTCGAGAACACGAGCGTTCCTTCCTTGGCGCGATCGACATGGAGCGCTCCCTTCCTGGGAGGTTCACATCGGTCAACAGGCAGCGCCGGCCAAACTTTCCCCCTGACTGGTACGCACTCTGAAATACGGTACTGGCGTGAAGGGAAGCATCGAGGTAGAGCCCTTAGTCACCGAAAGCAGACTCACCGGCGTCGTCGATCCGAACTGCCCCGCCAGAGGCCTGCTGGAGCGCGTGACCAGCCGCTGGGGCGTCCTCACCCTCGTCGCACTCTCCGACGGCACGATGCGCTGGGGCGAGATCCGCCGCCTCCTTACCGGTGTGACCGAGAAGATGCTGGCCCAGACCCTGCGCACCCTCGAGGCCGACGGCCTGGTCGCTCGCAAGGCCCACGCGGTGGTCCCGCCCCGGGTCGACTACAGCCTGACCGACCTCGGATGCGCGGCGGTCGACCTGCTTCTGCCGCTGGTGGACTGGGCAGTGGCCACCGCCATCCCGGCTCAGGGAGCGCAATCTGAAGCAGAGAAGGTCCAGTGGCGGGCACGGCGCTGTACGCGCTGACAGCACTGCATACGAGCTCTGAGACGCTACCAACCGCTAGCGAACGCCTTCTCGGCGCCTGTCGGATCGAGGAGGCGGCATGAGCGCCGAAGCGAGGAGCGCCGAACCGACCCCGAACCCGGCCGCGCCATGGAACGGGCTATTGACGCCACGACACGCCATACGCACGGCCAAGTCGAAGGGCGTGGAACTCGGCGCTGACCTCGCCGAACCGATCCGGCGTCAACCGTTCGCTGTTCGGGTCGCGATCCGTGAGCACAGCTGTCGGGACGCCTGCCATCCTCCAGACGATTCGCGGCAGGCGGCTGCTGTCAAACCGCACCGTGAGTTTGAAGTGGTCACTCCTGCGATGCGGTACCTGTACATAGCGGGGTGCCATTGGCTGGCCGGGCGGAACACGAAGCCGCATCGTGTAACGATGCCGCTCGCCGACACGGAGTGGGCGCGGTAGCAGGATCACGTAGCGGAAGTAGCTCTCGTGGGGATGTTGTTGTTGCGTCAACACGCCGCCGTGAAGCAGTTCGGCTTCCAGCCCGTGCGGAGAAAGCTGGTCGTGCGTGATGCGAGGAACGCTTATGGAGGTCACGAGTTCCCGCACGCCGTCTTTGACCGCGACTGCAATCCGGTGTTCGACCGTTTCAGGCACTGCCCCGTCGAGGGACAGGGCGACTTCAAGGGATTCGAGGTACCAGTCGTCGGCGACCAGAACCGACGCGGTGTCGGGATCGGCGTTCGGCGCGAAGCGGATCCATGGTGGCAGGACGTCCTGCGGCTGAATGGCCGACGGGGCGTAGTCTTCGAGACGCTTGAGCTGAGCCCAATATGAACGCCAACTTGCTTCGTCGCCATCACATGCGACGACAAACGCGGCGACGACGCTGAGGGTGGGCAGGCGCCGGCCTGATGCGGCCTCTTGAAGAGTGCTGATGGAGTATCGGGAGCGCCGGGCGAGCTGGTTGTACGTGAGGCCGGACGTGTTTCGCAGGTCGCGCAGCCAGAAGCCGAACTCGCGGGAGGGCGAGCCGTCTCGTTCGAGGGGTTGCTCTGATCGCCCCATGATATTGCCCCACTGCCTGTTTTCCAGATCTTGCCGCAGATTATCCGGATCGGGGAGGGGGTCTGTCCAGGCCTGGAGAATGATCGCCCGGGTGGTCGGTGTGGATTTTACGGACTCTTGCCAACTTCCTGCGAAACAATTGTGCGGCCATTGTCTCGCTGACAGCTTTGTTGCCATAACGCAACAACAGCATGACGCCACCGTCAGCGCCGGGATCGGCGATCAGCCGACCGGTTCCGTGAAACTGGCTCTGCGATCAAAAGGTGATGACAATGAATGCCCGGGCATCGGTTGCCCCTGTGACGATTTGCACGTCCGCTGTCGGACGGCTTTCTCGGCCCGATATGGCACGCCTCGGTGGGAATTCGAGTTCGTCTCTTTCAGACAACCCCTCCGTGGCCGGATCGAGGTCCGTGCAGGTCGTGCAGGTCGTGCACGTCTCGGCCGTCGTGGCCGCGTACAACGAGGCCGCGACCATCCGGGACGTCGTCCAAGCGCTCGTTGACTGTGCCTTGGTGGACGAGGTGATCGTCGTCGACGACGGCTCGACCGATGGCACTCCCGCCCTCGTCCCGGCCGCGGCGACCCTCCTGCGCAACGCCGAGCGGCTCGGGAAGGGACAGTCGCTGGAACGCGGAGTCCGGCACGCGCGAGGACGCGTGCTGTGCTTCGCTGACGCGGACCTCCTCGGGCTGAGACCGGAGATCGTCGCGAACCTGGTGGCGCCGGTGGTCCATGGCCAGGCCGACATGACGGTCGGACTGCGGTGGCTGCTGCGCTT
This portion of the Catenulispora sp. EB89 genome encodes:
- a CDS encoding helix-turn-helix domain-containing protein, with amino-acid sequence MATKLSARQWPHNCFAGSWQESVKSTPTTRAIILQAWTDPLPDPDNLRQDLENRQWGNIMGRSEQPLERDGSPSREFGFWLRDLRNTSGLTYNQLARRSRYSISTLQEAASGRRLPTLSVVAAFVVACDGDEASWRSYWAQLKRLEDYAPSAIQPQDVLPPWIRFAPNADPDTASVLVADDWYLESLEVALSLDGAVPETVEHRIAVAVKDGVRELVTSISVPRITHDQLSPHGLEAELLHGGVLTQQQHPHESYFRYVILLPRPLRVGERHRYTMRLRVPPGQPMAPRYVQVPHRRSDHFKLTVRFDSSRLPRIVWRMAGVPTAVLTDRDPNSERLTPDRFGEVSAEFHALRLGRAYGVSWRQ
- a CDS encoding helix-turn-helix domain-containing protein, whose amino-acid sequence is MTSRSDCHVGIGRGSTLDAALPAPMQEHVDRRRTDTRRRLRAIALELFTQQGYELTSLTQIAGRAGVTRQALLHHFASKEELLTESYEELLPALDELIDGASVSPGGLTHQQVVDRFDALARGEHGATLVCAHVTEHALRGLPAARTLQRKLTELTEVLATDDTPEGRMRGRLAVAAVVMAVVRPRELSGRRTQRHDAARAVARSLLGAEL
- a CDS encoding winged helix-turn-helix transcriptional regulator; the protein is MKGSIEVEPLVTESRLTGVVDPNCPARGLLERVTSRWGVLTLVALSDGTMRWGEIRRLLTGVTEKMLAQTLRTLEADGLVARKAHAVVPPRVDYSLTDLGCAAVDLLLPLVDWAVATAIPAQGAQSEAEKVQWRARRCTR
- a CDS encoding SRPBCC family protein, with the protein product MTVRSKAPASVIWALLLDAASWPVWSLVDSLERERSVGLDPEGRDGVGAVRAFRTGRMVTGERLTAVDPQRRLAYEDAFNPMMRDYQAAIEIEPAPDGGTSIHWHGVYSTRWGLGRYMGPYLQRYMQKMADGLAAHAETLATP
- a CDS encoding glycosyltransferase family 2 protein, producing MAGSRSVQVVQVVHVSAVVAAYNEAATIRDVVQALVDCALVDEVIVVDDGSTDGTPALVPAAATLLRNAERLGKGQSLERGVRHARGRVLCFADADLLGLRPEIVANLVAPVVHGQADMTVGLRWLLRFRIPILRGVFAKLGGERVLTRELWDSVPEGYRRGFRIEAALNVTARRAGLRVRPMILPRVKQVIKERKRGVAGGLTSRAGMIVEITAAYAQLAGARRTP